Proteins encoded in a region of the Zea mays cultivar B73 chromosome 2, Zm-B73-REFERENCE-NAM-5.0, whole genome shotgun sequence genome:
- the LOC100280346 gene encoding uncharacterized protein LOC100280346 — protein sequence MAGVDVARHAHSPAHHAVAARDHVALRRVLEALPPARRPEEIRTEADSVAEEARAEAVSAVIDRRDVPGRETPLHLAVRLCDATATEMLMAAGADWSLQNEQGWSALQEAICAREEALARVIVRHYQPLAWAKWCRRLPRVVAAMRRMRDFYMEITFHFESSVIPFISRVAPSDTYRVWKRGANLRADMTLAGFDGFKIQRSDQTILFLGEGSEDGKVPPGSLCMINHKDKEIMNALEGAGAPASEAEVQQEVAAMSQTNIFRPGIDVTQAVLLPQLTWRRQERTEAVGPWKAKVYDMNHVLVSVKSRRVPGAMTDEEFFSSSNDNDTESEGFDDVLTEEEKKQLEAALKMDSPDAGGEDQSDSFAGPRHSCFEPREREIPIEGMSVSGNVESKHDKKGWFSNWGKRAQVSKPERVKKMAPPRSSLCVDEKVSDLLFESPSNAQTRPGRHSVDVVRADDNRRIRERDSRRYVPSAENGHRRKEGSKESEYKKGLRPVLWLSPNFPLRTEELLPLLDILANKVKAIRRLRDLLTTKLPPDTFPVKVAIPVVPTIRVLVTFTKFEELQPLEEFGTPPSSPDKSKSPAVQPPSSSWIQWIKAPYYRQMNLSTAPGPSSRVEDIHHQDPFAIPSDYVWTTPEEKKKKTQENKNRSKKGRNG from the exons ATGGCCGGCGTCGACGTTGCCAGGCACGCGCACAGCCCGGCGCACCACGCCGTGGCGGCGCGGGACCACGTCGCGCTGCGCCGCGTGCTGGAAGCGCTCCCGCCGGCCCGCCGGCCCGAGGAGATCCGGACGGAGGCGGACTCCGTCGCCGAGGAGGCCCGCGCCGAGGCCGTCTCGGCGGTCATCGACCGCCGCGACGTGCCAGGGCGGGAGACGCCGCTCCACCTCGCCGTGCGCCTTTGTGACGCCACGGCGACCGAGATGCTCATGGCGGCCGGCGCCGACTGGAGCCTGCAGAACGAGCAGGGCTGGAGCGCACTGCAGGAGGCCATCTGCGCGCGCGAGGAGGCTCTGGCGCGCGTCATCGTGCGCCACTACCAGCCCCTCGCCTGGGCCAAGTGGTGCCGCCGCCTGCCCCGCGTCGTCGCCGCCATGCGCCGGATGCGGGACTTCTACATGGAGATCACCTTCCACTTCGAGAGCTCTGTCATCCCATTCATTTCCCGCGTCGCCCCCTCCGACACCTACAGGGTATGGAAGCGCGGCGCCAACCTCCGCGCCGACATGACCCTCGCCGGTTTCGATGGCTTCAAGATCCAACGCTCCGACCAGACCATACTCTTCCTCGGGGAAGGGTCGGAGGATGGAAAGGTGCCGCCTGGTTCACTGTGCATGATCAACCACAAGGACAAGGAGATTATGAACGCGCTCGAGGGGGCAGGCGCCCCGGCCTCGGAGGCAGAGGTCCAGCAGGAGGTCGCTGCAATGTCACAGACCAACATCTTCCGTCCGGGGATCGACGTCACCCAAGCGGTGCTGCTCCCACAGCTCACATGGCGGCGGCAGGAACGGACAGAGGCCGTTGGCCCGTGGAAGGCCAAGGTGTATGACATGAATCATGTGCTGGTCAGTGTCAAGTCAAGGAGGGTCCCGGGAGCGATGACGGATGAGGAATTCTTCTCATCTAGCAACGACAATGATACAGAGAGCGAGGGGTTTGACGATGTTCTGACAGAGGAGGAGAAGAAACAGCTGGAGGCTGCGCTAAAAATGGATTCTCCGGATGCCGGTGGAGAAGACCAGTCGGACTCATTTGCTGGCCCTCGACATAGTTGCTTTGAGCCAAGGGAGAGGGAGATACCCATCGAGGGCATGAGTGTTTCTGGAAATGTGGAGAGTAAGCATGACAAGAAAGGTTGGTTCAGTAATTGGGGAAAGAGAGCTCAAGTTAGCAAGCCAGAAAGGGTGAAGAAGATGGCACCTCCAAGGAGCTCGCTCTGTGTAGATGAGAAGGTGAGTGACCTCCTCTTTGAATCACCCTCAAATGCACAAACAAGACCAGGAAGGCATTCAGTAGATGTAGTCAGAGCAGATGACAACAGAAGGATCAGGGAAAGGGATAGTAGGAGGTATGTTCCTTCTGCAGAGAATGGGCATAGGCGCAAAGAAGGTTCCAAAGAAAGTGAGTATAAAAAAGGCCTAAGGCCGGTTCTCTGGCTCTCTCCAAATTTCCCTCTGCGGACTGAGGAACTGCTGCCGTTGCTTGATATTCTTGCAAACAAGGTGAAGGCAATTCGTCGTTTGAGGGATCTACTTACAACAAAACTCCCTCCAGATACATTTCCTGTCAAG GTTGCCATCCCAGTCGTGCCTACGATCAGAGTGCTTGTGACATTCACGAAATTCGAGGAGCTACAGCCGCTAGAGGAGTTCGGCACACCACCTTCAAGCCCTGACAAAAGCAAGAGCCCAGCAGTGCAGCCTCCTTCGAGCTCCTGGATTCAATGGATCAAGGCGCCTTATTACCGCCAGATGAACTTGTCTACGGCGCCAGGCCCGAGCAGCCGCGTGGAGGACATCCACCACCAGGACCCGTTCGCCATCCCTTCGGATTACGTGTGGACCACACCcgaggagaagaaaaagaagacacAGGAAAACAAGAACAGGTCCAAGAAAGGCAGGAACGGGTGA